One Chryseobacterium sp. StRB126 genomic region harbors:
- a CDS encoding sugar phosphate nucleotidyltransferase codes for MNSKKTLLILAGGLGSRYKGLKQVDGILDNGSPILEYSIYDALQAGFSKVVIIVNKLIPQSYIERLNSISEKKGFELHWVYQEMNSIPLQGFDYPEREKPWGTAHAVLCAKYTIQEPFIMINADDFYGKEAYLLAADEINHHLISDAQFGMIAYPVSTTLSGHGTVARGICTLDAENYLIRVEEQTSIQQLNGSIIYTENGENIKLNPDTLVSMNFFIFHPHIFCYLEAYFYDFIESDPAPKQEFYIPSAVQRMMDEKKVKVMVKASPSQWMGVTYADDKKSIKDFLASEIQNNRYPENLWN; via the coding sequence ATGAATTCTAAAAAAACACTACTCATCCTGGCTGGTGGATTAGGCAGCCGATACAAAGGTCTTAAACAAGTGGATGGAATACTCGATAATGGCTCACCTATTCTGGAGTATTCTATCTATGATGCTTTACAGGCTGGCTTTTCCAAAGTCGTTATTATCGTCAATAAATTGATTCCTCAAAGCTATATTGAAAGACTGAATTCAATCTCTGAAAAAAAGGGTTTTGAATTACACTGGGTATATCAAGAAATGAACAGTATCCCTCTGCAGGGTTTTGACTATCCTGAACGTGAAAAACCATGGGGAACCGCACATGCTGTTTTATGTGCAAAATACACCATACAGGAGCCCTTCATTATGATTAATGCAGATGATTTCTATGGAAAAGAAGCTTATCTGCTCGCCGCCGATGAAATTAATCACCATCTTATTTCCGACGCTCAATTCGGTATGATTGCTTATCCCGTAAGTACAACATTGAGTGGCCACGGAACAGTAGCCAGAGGAATATGTACTTTGGATGCTGAAAATTATCTGATCCGTGTAGAGGAGCAAACATCGATTCAACAGCTTAATGGCTCCATCATTTATACGGAAAACGGCGAGAATATAAAGCTCAATCCCGATACATTGGTATCTATGAATTTCTTCATTTTTCACCCTCATATTTTCTGTTATCTGGAAGCTTATTTCTATGATTTCATAGAGTCTGATCCAGCGCCCAAACAGGAGTTCTATATTCCCAGCGCAGTTCAAAGAATGATGGATGAAAAGAAGGTGAAAGTAATGGTAAAAGCATCGCCATCACAATGGATGGGAGTAACGTATGCTGATGATAAAAAAAGCATCAAGGATTTTCTGGCATCAGAAATTCAAAATAACAGATACCCGGAAAATCTATGGAACTAA
- a CDS encoding phosphotransferase enzyme family protein: MELNDIVTQFIGTENYSLSPITDGLINTTYLLEDKDRKKKFILQKINHHVFRQPEVIVNNHLMINELLRSNNYQFQIIEPIPSLSNTLLVKDANDEPWRMLSFVENSITFLTAPSLQTAFEAAKAFSYFLSIVNTEKLPVIEDTLPNFLNFEKRIADYKKALENAAPHLKENAKAEIEITNQLISLPDQWIAMEKSKQIPKRIIHADVKISNILFDQNHKPLAVIDLDTIMISTILYDFGTMIQSYTNRTHEDDGSANNNFNAEMYKVVKEGFLFYLKEKLTPEESAYLDYAAQVAIYIQEVRFLTDYLNGSVYYSTKYSEHNLDRTKNQLELLKGLRAYLDC; the protein is encoded by the coding sequence ATGGAACTAAACGACATCGTAACTCAGTTCATCGGTACAGAAAATTATAGCCTTTCCCCTATTACAGACGGGCTGATTAATACAACTTATCTTTTGGAGGATAAGGACCGGAAAAAAAAGTTTATCCTGCAAAAGATCAATCATCATGTCTTCAGACAACCGGAGGTTATTGTCAACAATCATTTGATGATTAATGAACTTCTCAGGTCAAATAATTATCAATTTCAAATTATAGAACCTATCCCCTCTCTTAGCAATACACTTCTGGTAAAAGATGCTAATGATGAACCATGGCGTATGCTAAGTTTCGTAGAAAACAGTATTACCTTTCTTACTGCTCCATCTTTACAGACGGCTTTTGAAGCAGCTAAAGCCTTCAGTTATTTCCTTAGCATTGTAAATACTGAAAAGCTACCAGTTATTGAAGATACTCTTCCTAATTTTCTCAATTTCGAAAAAAGAATTGCAGATTATAAAAAGGCACTAGAAAATGCAGCTCCTCATTTAAAGGAAAATGCAAAGGCTGAAATAGAAATCACCAACCAGCTTATTTCCTTACCTGATCAATGGATAGCAATGGAAAAAAGCAAACAGATTCCCAAAAGAATCATCCATGCCGACGTAAAAATCAGTAACATCCTCTTCGATCAAAATCATAAACCTTTAGCTGTAATCGATCTGGACACCATCATGATTTCTACTATTTTATATGACTTCGGAACAATGATTCAGTCATACACTAACAGAACCCATGAAGATGACGGAAGTGCCAACAACAATTTCAATGCTGAAATGTATAAGGTTGTAAAAGAAGGATTTCTTTTCTATCTAAAGGAAAAACTGACTCCGGAAGAATCTGCTTACCTTGATTATGCGGCACAAGTCGCTATTTATATTCAAGAGGTTCGTTTTTTAACCGATTATCTGAATGGAAGTGTTTATTATTCTACGAAATATTCGGAACACAATCTGGACAGAACGAAGAATCAGCTGGAACTATTGAAAGGATTGAGAGCGTATTTAGACTGCTAA
- a CDS encoding DNA-deoxyinosine glycosylase yields MQNRISSFPPLIDDQSEILILGSIPGVKSLEMQQYYAHPQNKFWKIILELLNEKFTEDYSKRIGIVKKHHIALWDVIDSCERKGSLDSEIKNEEANQIDALLEEHPNVKAIFCNGGKSYKNLRKLLGKNYKLPIFLMPSTSPLHTISFERKFEEWKKVLEFLSDGV; encoded by the coding sequence ATGCAAAACCGTATTTCATCATTTCCCCCGCTCATTGATGACCAGTCTGAAATTCTAATTCTAGGTTCTATTCCTGGAGTGAAATCCTTGGAAATGCAGCAATATTACGCCCATCCGCAAAATAAATTCTGGAAAATCATCCTTGAACTGTTGAATGAAAAATTTACAGAGGATTATTCCAAAAGAATCGGGATTGTAAAGAAACACCATATTGCCCTTTGGGATGTCATAGATTCCTGTGAAAGAAAAGGCAGCCTGGATTCTGAGATTAAAAATGAAGAAGCCAATCAGATTGATGCACTTTTGGAAGAGCACCCGAATGTGAAAGCAATCTTCTGTAACGGCGGAAAATCATATAAAAACCTGCGAAAGCTTTTAGGAAAAAACTATAAGCTTCCTATTTTTCTAATGCCATCTACAAGTCCGCTTCATACCATTTCCTTTGAAAGGAAGTTTGAAGAATGGAAGAAGGTTTTGGAGTTTCTGAGTGATGGAGTTTGA
- a CDS encoding chlorophyllase/cutinase-like alpha/beta fold protein codes for MRKSIVTTVLISLLMASCQGDEEIMSKEPTGKISEMSANKSVIFPSKGAANIQYGKLGPHQVSTNAVVGDCNQLAGLVIPILQTIGILDQSIKCSNNFPYGFESPVSTAVYYPSDISNMNKLPVVNFVGGILSSQGNYDQMVRLWASYGFIVVISSNFINSMPDMHILGAANIAKLNKDPQSPLFGKADLSKMIIAGHSAGGGATLLTSSISETAMKLIDPDLKIVAALPIEPGPVAIGSTVKVPTFTLTGRLDFVVPADTWPNLWQSNLIKNVPAWSATATTATHFSPTMDISKNEFAGVTVAWLKYMGYNDSEAKSYFVGPQYKLKEDIQFIGLFTPPVKRNAKADLLQ; via the coding sequence ATGAGAAAAAGTATTGTAACCACAGTATTGATCTCTTTGCTCATGGCTTCCTGCCAAGGAGATGAAGAGATAATGAGCAAAGAACCCACTGGCAAGATCAGTGAAATGTCAGCGAACAAATCCGTTATTTTTCCTTCCAAAGGTGCTGCCAATATCCAATATGGAAAGCTTGGGCCTCATCAGGTAAGTACGAACGCTGTTGTAGGAGATTGTAATCAGCTGGCAGGTCTTGTAATTCCTATTTTACAGACTATAGGGATACTGGATCAGAGTATTAAATGCAGTAATAATTTTCCGTATGGCTTCGAAAGTCCGGTTTCTACTGCAGTCTATTATCCGTCAGATATTTCGAATATGAATAAGCTTCCTGTTGTCAATTTTGTAGGTGGTATTCTTTCCAGTCAGGGTAATTACGATCAGATGGTCAGATTATGGGCAAGCTATGGTTTTATTGTTGTTATCTCTTCCAATTTTATCAATAGTATGCCGGACATGCATATTTTGGGAGCAGCCAATATTGCTAAATTAAATAAAGATCCACAGTCTCCTCTTTTTGGAAAAGCTGATCTGTCAAAAATGATTATTGCAGGACATTCTGCAGGAGGAGGAGCCACTCTTTTAACCTCCAGTATTTCTGAAACCGCAATGAAGCTTATTGATCCTGATTTGAAAATTGTTGCCGCTCTACCTATTGAGCCAGGGCCAGTTGCTATTGGATCAACGGTTAAAGTTCCAACCTTTACGCTTACGGGAAGATTAGATTTTGTAGTTCCTGCAGATACCTGGCCGAATCTTTGGCAGAGTAATCTGATTAAAAATGTACCAGCCTGGTCGGCTACTGCCACTACAGCCACTCATTTCAGTCCTACTATGGACATTTCAAAAAATGAATTTGCTGGTGTTACTGTAGCATGGCTAAAATATATGGGGTATAATGATAGTGAAGCTAAATCTTATTTTGTGGGACCACAGTATAAACTAAAAGAAGATATACAATTTATAGGTCTGTTTACTCCGCCTGTAAAACGAAATGCCAAAGCAGATCTTCTTCAGTAA
- a CDS encoding S9 family peptidase, whose protein sequence is MKLKYSLLALAAPLLMNAQQLMTPEILWTLKKVGVQAVSPDQASLIYKVGQVDLKTEKTKNENYFLNVLNHQASKIDFGKKALIQWDKNGIYAQEGDKIYISKDAGKTWTEFYTIGEVDNIVISPDGKRIAFSKQVLVEKLMGKDKYADTPKTTAQVYTDLNHRHWDYFNEGKYNHVFVVNTSDKVEAAKDLLEGKTWDSPQRPFGSAEDFVWSPDSAQLLYVTKPKSGKEYATSTNTDIFAYDLATGATKNLTESNKGYDVNPKFSPDGKSLIWQSMGRDGYEADKNDVKILDWKSGKTTNLTAGWDDSVSGDVLWGADSKTIYFTAAYRGTKQLFSLDSKSAKVQQITKGDFDVNEIFTDNKTSVLVGRTDVNHATELFSVNLKNGEMKQVTEANKDTYAKLAQGKSELKMVKTSDGKEMGVWFHYPPNFDPNKKYPTLVYCQGGPQSALTQYFSVRWNFALMTANDYIVVAPNRRGMPGWGTKWNEEISRDWGGQPMRDYLAATDYAKTLPYVDGDRVAAVGASYGGYSVFMLAGIHENRFKTFIAHDGLFDMKSWYLTTEELWFANWDIGSPWEKPQPKAYTEFNPSNFVEKWNKPIMIVQGGIDFRVPYEQGQEAFQAAKLKGLKSKLVYFPNENHWVLHPQNGLVWQREFFDWLKETL, encoded by the coding sequence ATGAAACTTAAGTACAGCCTGCTGGCTCTGGCAGCTCCGCTTTTAATGAATGCACAACAATTAATGACGCCTGAAATTCTTTGGACTTTGAAAAAAGTAGGAGTACAGGCGGTTTCACCGGATCAGGCATCCCTTATTTACAAAGTAGGACAGGTAGATCTAAAAACAGAAAAAACAAAAAACGAAAACTATTTTCTGAATGTTCTTAATCATCAGGCTTCTAAAATCGATTTTGGTAAAAAAGCATTGATCCAGTGGGATAAAAACGGAATCTATGCTCAGGAAGGAGATAAAATCTATATTTCGAAAGACGCCGGAAAAACATGGACAGAATTCTATACTATTGGTGAGGTTGACAATATTGTTATTTCTCCGGATGGGAAAAGAATTGCTTTTAGTAAGCAGGTATTGGTAGAAAAATTAATGGGGAAGGACAAATATGCCGACACTCCTAAAACTACCGCTCAGGTATACACAGATCTTAACCACAGACACTGGGATTACTTTAATGAAGGGAAATATAACCACGTATTTGTTGTAAATACTTCAGACAAAGTAGAAGCCGCTAAAGATCTGTTGGAAGGAAAAACTTGGGACTCTCCTCAAAGACCTTTCGGTAGTGCTGAAGATTTTGTTTGGAGCCCGGATTCTGCCCAGCTTTTATATGTTACCAAACCCAAAAGCGGTAAAGAGTACGCAACCAGTACCAATACAGATATCTTTGCTTATGATTTAGCTACAGGGGCCACTAAAAATCTTACAGAATCAAACAAAGGATATGATGTCAATCCAAAATTCAGTCCGGACGGAAAGTCTTTGATCTGGCAGAGTATGGGTAGAGACGGATATGAAGCAGATAAAAATGATGTAAAAATCTTAGACTGGAAATCAGGAAAGACTACAAACCTTACTGCAGGTTGGGATGACAGCGTTTCAGGAGATGTACTTTGGGGGGCAGATTCAAAAACGATTTATTTTACAGCGGCCTACAGAGGAACAAAACAACTGTTCTCTTTAGATTCAAAGTCTGCAAAAGTACAGCAGATCACCAAAGGAGATTTTGATGTGAATGAAATTTTCACAGATAACAAAACTTCAGTATTAGTAGGTAGAACAGATGTAAACCATGCTACAGAATTATTCTCTGTAAATCTTAAAAACGGAGAAATGAAGCAGGTTACTGAAGCAAATAAAGATACTTATGCTAAGTTAGCACAAGGGAAATCTGAACTTAAAATGGTAAAAACTTCGGATGGTAAAGAAATGGGCGTATGGTTCCACTATCCACCGAACTTTGATCCTAACAAAAAATATCCAACATTGGTATACTGTCAGGGAGGACCGCAGTCTGCATTAACTCAATATTTCAGTGTAAGATGGAACTTTGCCTTAATGACGGCAAACGATTATATCGTAGTAGCTCCAAACAGAAGAGGAATGCCGGGCTGGGGAACAAAATGGAATGAAGAGATTTCAAGAGACTGGGGTGGACAACCCATGAGAGATTATCTTGCGGCAACAGATTATGCGAAAACATTACCCTATGTAGATGGAGACAGAGTAGCTGCAGTGGGAGCAAGTTATGGTGGATACAGCGTATTTATGTTAGCTGGAATTCACGAAAACAGATTCAAAACGTTCATTGCTCATGACGGATTATTCGATATGAAATCATGGTACCTGACTACTGAAGAGCTTTGGTTTGCGAACTGGGATATCGGTTCTCCATGGGAAAAGCCACAGCCAAAAGCATACACAGAATTTAATCCCAGCAACTTCGTAGAGAAGTGGAATAAGCCAATCATGATCGTTCAGGGAGGAATTGATTTCCGTGTACCTTACGAGCAGGGACAGGAAGCTTTCCAGGCTGCAAAACTAAAAGGATTAAAATCTAAACTGGTTTATTTCCCGAACGAGAACCACTGGGTACTTCATCCACAAAACGGATTGGTATGGCAGAGAGAATTCTTCGACTGGTTAAAAGAAACATTGTAA
- a CDS encoding phage holin family protein, with protein MNLIIRLFVTAIVAYLLTKVLPGVHFEGFSSAIIFAIVLGVLNIFVKPILSLFGLPLTILTLGFFSLVINAGIILIADYFIDSMVVDGFWWAFIFSILLSIVTSLANSMFSDGD; from the coding sequence ATGAACTTAATTATCCGTTTGTTTGTCACCGCAATTGTGGCATACCTTTTAACTAAAGTTTTGCCGGGAGTACATTTTGAAGGATTTTCGTCCGCGATTATCTTTGCAATTGTACTTGGGGTGTTAAACATATTTGTAAAGCCTATTTTAAGCCTGTTCGGGCTTCCACTTACCATTCTTACCTTAGGGTTCTTTTCATTGGTTATTAATGCCGGAATTATCCTGATTGCCGATTATTTCATAGACAGTATGGTAGTTGATGGATTCTGGTGGGCCTTTATCTTCAGTATACTATTATCAATCGTGACTTCTCTGGCGAACTCTATGTTCTCAGATGGAGATTAG
- a CDS encoding PaaI family thioesterase, giving the protein MTPEKKKLMTDSFSRSETLKFYQAELLEVETDFVSIKIPKMEMMTRKAGMFNGAMIASLVDISSGYAAVSHYPEDCYVVTVELKVNYLRPAMGDALVSKAYVIKGGAKISVIRTEIYVQNEDAGSESHVATSLVTMMKIK; this is encoded by the coding sequence ATGACCCCAGAGAAAAAGAAACTCATGACAGACAGTTTCAGTCGTTCGGAAACACTGAAATTCTATCAGGCAGAACTCCTGGAAGTAGAAACCGATTTCGTTTCTATTAAAATTCCAAAAATGGAAATGATGACCAGGAAAGCAGGGATGTTCAATGGGGCAATGATTGCTTCTTTGGTGGATATTTCCTCAGGATATGCTGCGGTGAGTCATTATCCCGAAGACTGTTATGTGGTAACCGTTGAATTAAAGGTGAACTATCTTCGTCCGGCTATGGGGGATGCTCTGGTTTCAAAAGCCTATGTCATCAAAGGAGGGGCAAAGATCAGTGTCATCAGAACAGAAATTTATGTTCAGAATGAAGACGCTGGTTCAGAAAGTCATGTAGCGACTTCATTAGTAACCATGATGAAGATTAAATAG
- a CDS encoding helix-turn-helix domain-containing protein, whose product MDKKIQKVVCQPDYKRIYSDFIAVKCPEKMKMVECFLSKDTLSLSDILKINNLLFDKNSAENQKHKSYDEKAIFEMLEYQKKTQIK is encoded by the coding sequence ATGGATAAGAAAATACAAAAAGTAGTCTGCCAACCGGACTATAAAAGAATTTATAGTGATTTTATAGCAGTAAAATGCCCGGAAAAGATGAAAATGGTAGAATGTTTTTTGTCTAAGGATACACTTTCATTATCTGATATTCTAAAAATTAACAATTTGTTATTTGACAAGAATTCTGCTGAAAATCAAAAGCATAAGTCCTATGATGAAAAGGCAATTTTTGAGATGCTGGAATATCAAAAAAAAACACAGATTAAATAA
- a CDS encoding transposase, producing MENLKEIHIGDLLYMRVKEEDIDINRICKFLKATEKDVLQMYTAKTLDTDTLLRWCKLLEYDFFRLYSSHLILYAPVARVNNKNEKKQMPQFRKSLYTKEIINYILELIDTEKKTTLEIINEYKIPKTTLSKWIRKYKK from the coding sequence ATGGAAAATTTAAAAGAGATCCATATTGGAGATTTATTGTATATGAGAGTAAAAGAAGAAGACATAGATATAAACCGGATATGTAAGTTTCTTAAGGCAACAGAAAAAGACGTTCTACAAATGTACACTGCGAAAACATTAGATACAGATACTCTTTTAAGATGGTGTAAATTGCTTGAATATGATTTTTTTAGGCTCTATTCCAGCCATTTGATTTTATATGCTCCAGTGGCGAGGGTAAACAATAAAAATGAAAAAAAGCAGATGCCTCAGTTTAGAAAAAGTTTATATACTAAGGAAATTATTAATTATATATTAGAACTTATAGACACTGAAAAGAAAACCACTTTAGAAATAATTAATGAATATAAAATTCCTAAAACTACTTTAAGCAAATGGATAAGAAAATACAAAAAGTAG
- a CDS encoding helix-turn-helix transcriptional regulator gives MQLKEYARLQDIGDYKSIILNEQKLIKESEELDYTKGIIMGYLNIVNSLFVLNKNKESLHFLDIAKRKLENDKDPALNARLYFFYARNYSVLGLYDQSNKNLNKALHFSGNMSNIEERKKREYLIYTWKRKNFMQLQLIDSVFKMERKSLALGAEVELYVAIAERNLDSKKIDSTEYYLNKALQLYQKSTARQQAVVLRSFGKMYVEKKDNKKGLDYFFRSLEISQKLGLKKVSLENYKEIYETYKSMDEVDNEKKFLEKYTVLNDSLNKIEKSILNITIEKFLKEKEEDEKKKFHYTTIAIILIVITICIILLSVYKKNNRYKDILIDKKNKDIDILEKKLDTSYEEVIQLAINDDNLFIVKFKEIYPDFYNNLIRYYPDLNAGDLKFCALVRLNFSNKEIAQYGNMSVRTVESKKYRLRKKIGLPANTDFNKWISDQ, from the coding sequence ATGCAGTTAAAAGAATATGCAAGATTGCAGGACATTGGGGACTATAAAAGTATTATTTTAAATGAACAAAAGCTTATTAAAGAATCAGAAGAACTGGATTATACTAAGGGAATAATTATGGGCTACTTAAATATAGTAAATTCATTATTTGTTCTCAACAAAAATAAGGAAAGTTTGCATTTTCTTGATATTGCAAAGCGAAAATTAGAAAACGATAAAGATCCGGCATTGAATGCAAGATTATATTTTTTCTATGCTAGAAATTATTCAGTATTAGGTTTATATGATCAATCAAATAAAAATCTTAATAAAGCACTGCATTTTTCTGGTAACATGTCCAATATAGAGGAAAGAAAAAAGCGTGAGTATCTTATTTATACCTGGAAAAGAAAGAACTTTATGCAATTGCAATTAATAGATTCTGTTTTTAAGATGGAACGTAAAAGTCTTGCTTTAGGGGCTGAAGTTGAACTGTATGTAGCAATTGCAGAGAGGAATTTAGATAGTAAAAAAATAGATTCAACAGAATATTACCTTAATAAAGCATTACAATTATATCAAAAAAGTACTGCAAGACAGCAGGCCGTTGTTTTAAGATCTTTTGGGAAAATGTATGTAGAAAAAAAGGATAATAAAAAAGGGTTGGACTATTTTTTTCGATCATTAGAAATTTCTCAGAAACTAGGTTTAAAAAAAGTATCATTAGAAAACTATAAAGAAATATATGAGACTTATAAGTCTATGGATGAGGTAGATAATGAAAAGAAGTTTCTTGAAAAATATACTGTTTTAAACGATAGCCTAAATAAAATTGAAAAAAGTATTTTAAACATTACAATAGAAAAATTTCTAAAAGAGAAGGAAGAAGATGAAAAGAAGAAATTTCATTATACAACTATCGCTATTATTTTAATTGTTATCACAATATGTATTATATTATTAAGTGTTTATAAAAAAAATAACAGATACAAGGACATTTTAATTGACAAAAAAAATAAAGATATAGATATTCTTGAAAAAAAATTAGATACGAGTTACGAAGAAGTTATACAGCTTGCCATAAATGATGATAATCTATTCATTGTAAAATTTAAAGAAATTTATCCCGATTTTTATAATAATCTAATTAGATATTACCCAGATCTTAATGCCGGTGATTTAAAGTTTTGTGCTTTAGTGAGACTTAATTTTTCCAATAAAGAGATCGCGCAATATGGTAATATGTCCGTCCGTACTGTTGAATCAAAAAAATATAGACTACGAAAAAAAATAGGTCTTCCTGCAAACACTGACTTTAATAAATGGATAAGTGATCAATAG
- the traM gene encoding conjugative transposon protein TraM, which produces MSSIENKGSINPVEIDIYDNDGQLGLYVP; this is translated from the coding sequence ATATCCAGCATAGAAAATAAAGGAAGCATCAATCCTGTTGAAATTGATATTTATGATAATGACGGGCAGCTTGGACTATATGTCCCCTAA
- a CDS encoding type VI secretion system Vgr family protein, whose product MKKNISNSEKISENHISGINRVIKLDIIAGGKLINHFKHFRLQQSAKTHHRFELILAHDSLNEIQNYNVEQAQQFMGKRLTVTFKYKDPEHENPERTFVGIITNVSFSKEKMSLGNIVLKGYSPTILMDSAPHTQSFGGDQSVNTSIIADRIIKEALGTNDFDFRVDAQNNSYINYSAQYCETHYNYLARIAEAYGEQFYYDGEVLHFGKLPPNEKSIKLIDGSNVNDVTIELKAVHTKPEYFGYNSSSHTKMLGVDNRIKHLGELSSKAYELNDTIFKTRSLTPTPINANMFRDVDDSQKSARGSKAVDVFTVSGETTVPFLYIGCVADLAMRKPDSNKTSHFTTLMITEVSHEVDARGYYTGSFEAIAEGTGFMPKPNFEMPKAEPQVATVISNVDPLNQGRIQVQFDWQLNDTTSFIRMMSPDAGGTDAISQNRGFVAIPEIGDQVMVGFEYHNPDFPFAMGGMFHGNVALGGGVNNHLKSIQTRSGIRILMNDAEGSVNIIDPSGNTYFMDGQGNISVTAPKNMTFNAGENVSINAGQNVSVIAGTNIMTSATLNYTQTVGINYTSSIAGNASHFITGKLMEMIDGDVISESKKDRKEYSTQDMEVQSEGNIKKYSQKTVYNNGGEKSNSH is encoded by the coding sequence ATGAAAAAAAATATCTCAAATTCAGAGAAGATTTCCGAGAACCATATTTCGGGGATCAATCGAGTAATTAAACTTGATATAATAGCTGGTGGAAAACTCATTAATCATTTTAAACATTTCCGTTTACAGCAGAGTGCTAAAACACATCATCGTTTTGAGCTTATCCTTGCTCATGATTCTTTGAATGAAATCCAAAACTACAATGTTGAACAGGCACAACAGTTTATGGGAAAACGATTGACTGTAACCTTCAAATACAAAGATCCGGAGCATGAAAATCCAGAGAGAACATTCGTAGGAATTATTACAAATGTATCATTCAGCAAGGAAAAAATGAGTTTGGGAAATATTGTACTTAAAGGTTACAGTCCAACCATTCTGATGGATTCTGCACCACATACTCAAAGTTTTGGAGGAGATCAATCTGTAAATACTTCCATTATTGCAGATAGGATTATAAAGGAAGCATTGGGGACGAATGATTTTGATTTCAGGGTAGATGCTCAAAATAACAGTTATATCAATTACAGTGCACAATATTGTGAGACCCATTATAACTACCTTGCAAGAATTGCAGAAGCTTACGGAGAACAATTTTATTATGATGGAGAAGTGCTACATTTTGGAAAACTTCCACCTAATGAAAAATCTATTAAACTTATTGATGGGAGTAACGTAAATGATGTTACTATTGAACTGAAAGCAGTCCACACAAAACCTGAATATTTTGGTTACAATAGTAGTAGCCATACAAAAATGTTGGGTGTTGACAATCGTATTAAGCATTTAGGAGAGTTATCATCCAAAGCTTATGAATTGAATGATACTATCTTTAAAACCCGTTCATTAACCCCTACTCCCATTAATGCCAATATGTTTCGTGATGTAGATGATTCCCAAAAGAGTGCAAGAGGGAGTAAAGCAGTAGATGTTTTTACAGTTTCAGGAGAAACAACAGTTCCTTTTCTTTATATTGGTTGTGTAGCTGATTTAGCCATGAGAAAGCCAGACAGCAATAAAACCTCCCATTTTACTACTTTAATGATTACAGAAGTAAGTCATGAAGTTGATGCAAGAGGATATTATACAGGAAGCTTTGAAGCGATTGCCGAAGGAACAGGTTTTATGCCGAAGCCTAATTTTGAAATGCCTAAAGCTGAACCACAAGTAGCAACCGTTATCTCCAATGTTGATCCTTTAAACCAAGGAAGAATACAAGTACAATTTGATTGGCAATTGAATGATACAACAAGCTTTATCAGGATGATGAGTCCTGATGCAGGAGGAACAGATGCAATAAGTCAGAACAGAGGATTTGTAGCAATTCCTGAAATTGGAGATCAAGTGATGGTAGGTTTTGAATATCACAATCCAGATTTCCCTTTTGCCATGGGCGGAATGTTCCATGGAAATGTTGCATTAGGAGGTGGAGTCAATAATCACCTTAAATCTATTCAAACCAGAAGCGGAATCCGTATTTTGATGAATGATGCTGAAGGTAGTGTAAATATTATTGATCCAAGTGGTAATACTTATTTTATGGATGGGCAGGGAAATATTTCAGTGACTGCACCTAAGAATATGACTTTTAATGCTGGAGAAAATGTAAGCATTAATGCAGGACAAAACGTAAGTGTAATAGCAGGTACTAATATTATGACCTCTGCCACATTGAACTATACTCAAACAGTAGGCATCAATTATACAAGCTCGATAGCAGGAAATGCAAGCCATTTCATAACAGGCAAATTGATGGAAATGATTGATGGAGATGTAATATCTGAATCAAAAAAAGACAGAAAGGAATACAGTACTCAAGATATGGAAGTTCAGTCAGAAGGTAATATTAAAAAGTATTCTCAAAAGACAGTATATAATAATGGAGGTGAAAAATCTAATTCCCATTAA